Proteins found in one Oribacterium sp. oral taxon 102 genomic segment:
- a CDS encoding sensor histidine kinase yields the protein MRQEEKKNTITHHSGRGYMLQLLFHIGLSTLVCMVLEVFFVTNITALTDYLYQTGDESGMVQGFRSGSVISILLYVLLGILLFSLTFLLLQRKNARDIERIARAVEQISAGDLETELSLEGEGELQHIAESISRMERDILELLGRERGAEQSKTELITNVAHDLRTPLTSILGYLELLRKKKGLDPEQRERYLEIAYTKAKRLQKLIEELFGFTKLSYGRLNMNVRQLDIVRLLSQLVEESYPSFEKQGLSYEFTANCASCMMEGDPDLLVRLLDNLLSNAIKYGAEGKRVIVRLRAEKKRVTIKVVNYGYVIPEEELPLIFDKFYRVEHSRAEGTGGTGLGLAIVKNITEMHHGTISVSSDLSGTCFTVKLPLRYVPEPEGFGDTAMEGKGGSL from the coding sequence ATGAGGCAGGAAGAAAAGAAAAACACCATAACGCACCATTCCGGGCGCGGCTATATGCTGCAGCTCCTGTTCCATATCGGACTGTCTACGCTCGTATGCATGGTGCTGGAGGTCTTCTTCGTGACGAATATCACGGCGCTGACAGACTATCTCTACCAGACCGGAGACGAGTCCGGCATGGTACAGGGCTTCCGCTCCGGTTCCGTCATCAGCATCCTGCTCTATGTCCTGCTGGGGATCCTGCTGTTCTCTCTGACCTTTCTCCTCCTGCAGCGGAAGAACGCACGGGACATCGAGAGGATCGCGAGGGCGGTGGAGCAGATTTCGGCGGGAGACCTGGAGACAGAGCTCAGTCTGGAGGGGGAGGGCGAGCTGCAGCATATTGCCGAGTCGATCAGCCGTATGGAGAGAGATATTCTGGAGCTGCTCGGCAGAGAGCGGGGCGCGGAGCAGTCCAAGACCGAGCTGATCACCAATGTGGCGCATGACCTCCGGACACCGTTGACCTCCATTCTGGGGTATCTGGAGCTTCTGCGGAAAAAAAAAGGTCTGGATCCGGAGCAAAGAGAGCGTTACCTCGAGATTGCCTATACGAAAGCGAAGCGCCTGCAGAAGCTGATCGAGGAGCTCTTCGGCTTCACGAAGCTGTCCTACGGAAGACTTAACATGAATGTCCGGCAGCTGGATATCGTGCGGCTGCTCTCTCAGCTCGTCGAGGAGAGCTATCCCAGCTTCGAGAAGCAGGGCTTGAGCTATGAGTTCACGGCGAACTGCGCAAGCTGCATGATGGAGGGGGATCCTGATCTATTGGTTCGGCTGCTGGACAATCTGCTCAGCAATGCGATCAAGTACGGGGCGGAGGGAAAGCGCGTTATCGTGCGGCTCCGCGCAGAGAAGAAGCGGGTCACAATCAAAGTCGTGAACTACGGCTATGTCATCCCGGAGGAGGAGCTGCCTCTGATCTTCGACAAGTTCTACCGGGTGGAGCATTCCCGCGCAGAAGGCACGGGCGGAACCGGGCTGGGACTGGCGATCGTGAAGAATATCACGGAGATGCATCACGGGACGATCAGTGTTTCCTCGGATCTCTCCGGAACCTGCTTCACTGTGAAGCTGCCGCTTCGCTATGTGCCGGAGCCGGAGGGCTTCGGAGATACAGCAATGGAAGGAAAGGGGGGATCTCTGTGA
- a CDS encoding response regulator transcription factor yields MSQINILVVDDEREIAELVEIYLVSDGYRVFKAYNAEDGLRILGEQEIHLVLLDIMMPGMSGLDMCRRIRESSNIPVIMLSAKSTDLDKIVGLTGGADDYVTKPFNPLELTARVKSQLRRYTQLNPNASNQFGGNEIHIREMSINKDNHRVLIDGEDIKLTPIEFDILFLLASHPGKVFSTDEIFEKVWNEKVYEANNTVMVHIRRLRGKMKEDQRENKIITTVWGVGYKIEK; encoded by the coding sequence ATGTCACAGATCAATATTTTGGTGGTGGATGACGAGAGGGAAATCGCGGAGCTGGTGGAGATCTATCTCGTGAGCGACGGTTACAGGGTTTTCAAGGCATACAATGCGGAGGACGGGCTTCGGATCCTCGGGGAGCAGGAGATCCATCTGGTGCTCCTCGACATCATGATGCCGGGAATGAGCGGGCTGGATATGTGCAGGAGGATTCGCGAGAGCTCCAACATTCCGGTCATCATGCTTTCCGCGAAGTCCACGGATCTGGACAAGATCGTCGGACTCACCGGAGGCGCTGACGACTATGTCACGAAGCCCTTTAACCCGCTGGAGCTGACGGCGCGTGTGAAGTCCCAGCTTCGCCGCTATACGCAGCTCAATCCGAACGCCTCGAACCAGTTCGGGGGCAACGAAATCCATATCCGGGAGATGAGTATCAATAAGGATAACCACAGGGTGCTGATCGACGGAGAGGACATCAAGCTGACGCCGATCGAGTTCGACATCCTCTTTCTCCTCGCCTCCCATCCCGGCAAGGTCTTCTCCACGGACGAAATTTTCGAGAAGGTCTGGAATGAGAAGGTCTATGAGGCGAACAATACCGTCATGGTACATATCCGGCGGCTCCGCGGCAAGATGAAGGAGGATCAGCGGGAGAACAAGATTATCACGACGGTGTGGGGAGTGGGCTATAAGATCGAGAAGTAA
- a CDS encoding bifunctional chorismate mutase/prephenate dehydratase: MGLRELREELDRLDQEIVRLYTERLSVCGAVARDKLRTGKAVLDPERERQKLSAVEALAESDFEKKAVRELYRQLMTVSRRLQLGILQEAGRGTELPFRELPELPKRQKTVAYQGIEGAYAYLAAREAFGADAAFRAAESWREGMELVRSGEADYMVLPIENSSHGAVYDNLDLLLEYPELVIQEEIDLPVEHALIAAEGAVLSGIRRVYSHPQALGQCRSFFRAHSEITAVPAENTALAAKLVAESGDLSAAALASETAAALYGLRILQRRVNQERSNTTRFLVLGAEHVYRRGAGKVSIFFETGHHPGALYNILGNFLFNDVNMRMIQSRPIPDKPFEYRFFADIEGKLSEDKVRNALNGIAQETAAFRILGCY; the protein is encoded by the coding sequence ATGGGGCTCAGGGAGCTTAGGGAGGAACTGGACAGGCTGGATCAGGAGATTGTCAGGCTCTATACAGAGCGGCTTTCAGTCTGCGGGGCGGTAGCACGGGACAAGCTCCGAACCGGAAAAGCAGTGCTGGATCCGGAAAGGGAGCGGCAGAAGCTCTCGGCAGTCGAAGCATTGGCGGAGAGTGATTTTGAAAAAAAGGCGGTGCGGGAGCTCTACCGGCAGCTGATGACGGTATCCCGCAGGCTGCAGCTCGGGATACTGCAGGAGGCGGGACGAGGCACGGAGCTTCCGTTCCGAGAGCTTCCGGAGCTCCCTAAACGGCAGAAGACGGTAGCCTATCAGGGGATCGAGGGCGCATATGCATATCTTGCGGCGAGGGAAGCGTTCGGAGCGGATGCTGCCTTTCGTGCGGCGGAGAGCTGGCGGGAGGGCATGGAGCTCGTGCGAAGCGGGGAGGCGGATTACATGGTGCTTCCCATTGAGAATTCCTCGCATGGCGCGGTATATGATAATCTGGATCTGCTGCTGGAATATCCTGAGCTTGTGATACAGGAGGAGATCGACCTCCCGGTAGAGCATGCGCTTATCGCGGCGGAGGGGGCTGTGCTGTCCGGGATACGTCGGGTTTATTCGCATCCGCAGGCGCTCGGACAGTGCCGGAGCTTCTTCCGGGCACATTCGGAAATCACGGCGGTGCCGGCAGAGAATACGGCGCTTGCCGCGAAGCTGGTCGCGGAGTCGGGAGATCTGTCTGCCGCTGCGCTCGCCAGCGAGACCGCTGCCGCGCTCTATGGGCTCCGGATCCTGCAAAGAAGAGTGAATCAGGAGCGGAGCAATACGACGCGCTTCCTCGTGCTCGGTGCGGAGCACGTCTACCGGAGAGGGGCAGGGAAGGTCAGTATCTTCTTCGAGACGGGACACCATCCCGGCGCGCTCTACAATATCCTCGGCAATTTCCTCTTTAACGATGTGAATATGCGGATGATACAGTCGCGTCCGATTCCGGACAAGCCCTTCGAGTATCGCTTCTTCGCAGACATCGAGGGGAAGCTTTCAGAGGACAAGGTACGGAATGCGCTGAACGGCATCGCGCAGGAGACCGCGGCGTTCCGGATTTTGGGGTGCTATTAG
- a CDS encoding lysophospholipid acyltransferase family protein, producing the protein MLHLISVVFVVGSFLLFGSLRLLKMRGMPEKERAACALPVVQAAFRRTLRAAGVTVEAEGLENIPEKEAVLFVGNHRSCFDVVIGYTLVKGPTGFIAKKELGRFRLLRRWMEALGCRFLDRDNVKQNLKVILAAIKDVKEGRSIWIYPEGTRSEEDELLMLPFKDGSFKIAEKSGCRIVPVAMHGTRNILEADFPRIHPTHVRVKIGEPVQLLELSEEERQQIGEYMREKLRGYLRELREEQE; encoded by the coding sequence ATGCTGCATCTGATTTCAGTGGTGTTTGTGGTCGGCTCCTTCCTGCTGTTCGGGAGCCTGCGGCTTCTGAAAATGAGGGGAATGCCGGAAAAGGAGAGGGCTGCCTGCGCGCTCCCTGTGGTACAGGCTGCCTTCCGGCGGACGCTTAGGGCGGCAGGAGTGACGGTGGAGGCCGAGGGGCTGGAGAATATCCCGGAGAAGGAGGCGGTGCTCTTCGTGGGAAACCATCGCTCCTGCTTTGATGTGGTAATCGGCTATACCCTCGTGAAGGGACCGACCGGCTTCATCGCGAAGAAGGAGCTCGGGCGCTTCCGGCTGCTCCGTAGGTGGATGGAGGCACTCGGCTGCCGATTTCTGGATCGGGACAATGTGAAGCAAAACCTGAAGGTCATCCTCGCCGCTATTAAGGATGTGAAGGAGGGACGCTCGATCTGGATCTATCCGGAGGGAACGCGGAGCGAGGAGGATGAGCTTTTGATGCTTCCATTCAAGGACGGTTCGTTCAAGATTGCGGAGAAGAGCGGCTGCCGAATCGTGCCGGTCGCGATGCACGGGACACGGAATATATTAGAGGCGGACTTCCCGCGGATTCATCCGACCCATGTGCGGGTGAAGATCGGGGAGCCGGTGCAGCTTCTCGAGCTCTCCGAGGAGGAGCGGCAGCAGATCGGCGAGTATATGAGGGAGAAGCTCCGCGGCTACCTCCGGGAGCTTAGGGAAGAACAGGAATAA
- a CDS encoding ABC transporter permease — MRAILQLLKNIKEKRRMIWDLAWADFRKRFVGSYFGMLWMFIQPLVTIAIYAFIFGPHGFKSTPPVPNVSYTLWLVPGIVPWFFFSEALNTITGILQEYSYLVKKVVFPIELLPVIKLLSCGFVHLFFFLVMLAFYLLSGEAPRFAWMQALYYSFAAGMLALGLGFFTSAINVFFKDMQQIVGILLQFGIWMCPIMYDEALFTKGRPWMSVLFKLNPFYYIVAGYRDSMLTGAPFWMRPQLGFYFWLVTAIFFVLGLCFFRKLRPHFSDVL; from the coding sequence ATGAGAGCAATCCTTCAACTGCTAAAGAATATCAAGGAAAAACGGCGGATGATCTGGGATCTCGCATGGGCAGACTTCCGGAAGCGCTTCGTCGGCTCCTATTTCGGCATGCTCTGGATGTTTATTCAGCCGCTGGTCACCATCGCGATCTACGCCTTTATCTTCGGCCCTCACGGCTTCAAGTCGACACCGCCGGTGCCGAATGTGAGCTATACGCTCTGGCTGGTTCCGGGGATTGTACCGTGGTTCTTCTTCTCCGAGGCGCTGAATACGATCACGGGCATCCTGCAGGAATACAGCTATCTCGTAAAAAAGGTGGTGTTTCCGATCGAGCTTCTGCCGGTCATCAAGCTGCTGAGCTGCGGCTTCGTTCATCTCTTCTTTTTCCTCGTCATGCTGGCGTTTTATCTGCTGAGCGGGGAAGCGCCGCGATTCGCATGGATGCAGGCACTGTATTATTCCTTCGCTGCCGGGATGCTGGCGCTGGGACTCGGCTTCTTCACGAGCGCGATCAATGTCTTTTTCAAGGATATGCAGCAGATCGTCGGCATTCTCCTGCAGTTTGGGATCTGGATGTGTCCGATCATGTACGATGAGGCGCTTTTCACGAAAGGGCGTCCGTGGATGTCCGTGCTCTTCAAGCTGAATCCCTTTTACTATATCGTGGCAGGGTACCGGGATTCCATGCTTACGGGTGCGCCGTTCTGGATGCGTCCGCAGCTGGGATTCTATTTCTGGCTGGTAACGGCGATATTCTTTGTGCTGGGGCTCTGTTTCTTCCGGAAGCTGCGTCCGCATTTTTCTGATGTACTCTGA
- a CDS encoding DUF2142 domain-containing protein translates to MSALPLLRTIGDGFLLRWLLLLSAVLFLLLLGSLLLFRRKGIQLWQVYIPVVLSLGLCYSFVLPPLSAPDEVVHYIGAYELSSRILGRPSPLYDSEGQLLIRAEDTFIDDWQGDGDPDNATVVGRHLTRELYEELHRRGFGAGEESGYHFTLQLPVETTRLAYLFPALGFSAARLLGLGGFGLLYFGRWMNLLFFTMLGGMAVRRTPVGRELFFGVSLLPMLLELASSLSYDCFLLGLSFYLTAVMLDLALSKPCVTGRDVLTLSLLAVLLSPCKIVYSLLFLGCFLIPPRKFRSKRHYLGCILLIGTLMLGAILWSNLPALLRYVFPAAGTTHSVDWVENAASAETYDLQELLKTPIILLKILRNTVQIQGGYYLYTMAGGALGHLEEGLGLGLPGLWFFYGLLLLLNLFGSAAEPRIPLFRRLLCFLSVLSVSVLLLVSMLTAYTPLRTDYALGVQGRYFLPLLPLFAMSFHGRGEALLLQRGGSFGRMQGFGASALLFTELLGNAVLLLLLFLRISLRTL, encoded by the coding sequence ATGAGCGCGCTGCCTCTGCTTCGGACGATCGGGGACGGCTTTCTGCTGCGATGGCTGCTCCTGCTTTCCGCTGTTCTTTTTCTGCTTCTTCTGGGGAGCCTCCTCCTTTTCCGGAGGAAGGGGATACAGCTCTGGCAGGTCTATATCCCAGTCGTGCTTTCGCTGGGGCTTTGCTACAGCTTCGTGCTTCCGCCGCTCTCCGCGCCGGATGAGGTGGTGCACTATATCGGCGCCTACGAGCTCTCGAGCCGTATACTGGGGCGGCCCTCTCCGCTCTATGACAGCGAGGGACAGCTTCTGATCCGTGCGGAGGATACCTTCATCGACGACTGGCAGGGAGACGGAGATCCGGACAATGCGACGGTAGTCGGGAGACATCTTACACGCGAGCTCTATGAGGAGCTGCACCGGCGGGGCTTCGGTGCGGGGGAGGAGAGCGGCTATCATTTCACACTGCAGCTTCCGGTGGAGACGACGAGGCTCGCTTATCTTTTTCCGGCGCTTGGCTTCTCTGCCGCGCGGCTTCTGGGACTGGGCGGCTTCGGACTTCTTTACTTCGGACGCTGGATGAACCTGCTTTTCTTCACGATGCTGGGCGGAATGGCGGTGCGGCGGACACCGGTCGGAAGGGAGCTTTTCTTCGGCGTTTCCCTGCTCCCGATGCTGCTGGAGCTTGCAAGCTCTCTCTCCTATGACTGCTTCCTGCTGGGGCTGAGCTTCTATCTGACGGCGGTAATGTTGGATCTCGCGCTTTCGAAGCCCTGTGTCACAGGGCGGGATGTGCTGACGCTGTCCCTCCTTGCGGTGCTGCTCTCCCCCTGCAAGATAGTCTATTCTTTGCTCTTTCTCGGCTGCTTTCTGATCCCACCCCGGAAGTTCCGATCAAAGAGACATTACCTCGGCTGCATCCTCCTGATCGGGACGCTGATGCTGGGAGCAATCCTCTGGAGCAACCTTCCGGCGCTCCTTCGGTATGTTTTCCCTGCCGCAGGTACGACGCATTCCGTGGACTGGGTGGAGAATGCCGCTTCGGCGGAGACCTATGATTTGCAGGAATTGCTGAAAACCCCTATAATACTACTGAAGATCCTCCGGAACACGGTGCAGATTCAGGGCGGCTATTACCTTTATACCATGGCGGGCGGCGCACTCGGGCATCTTGAGGAGGGACTGGGACTGGGACTTCCGGGGCTCTGGTTCTTTTATGGGCTTCTGCTGCTCCTCAATCTGTTCGGGAGCGCAGCGGAGCCGCGGATCCCGCTTTTTCGGCGGCTGCTCTGCTTCCTGAGCGTGCTGTCGGTTTCCGTGCTGCTGCTCGTCAGCATGCTGACGGCGTACACGCCGCTTCGGACGGATTATGCCTTGGGCGTGCAGGGACGCTACTTCCTTCCGCTGCTTCCGCTTTTCGCGATGAGCTTCCATGGAAGAGGAGAAGCGCTGCTCCTTCAAAGAGGCGGGAGCTTCGGGAGAATGCAGGGCTTCGGTGCTTCGGCGCTGCTCTTCACAGAGCTGCTCGGAAACGCCGTGCTGCTGCTGCTGCTCTTTCTCCGGATTTCGCTGCGAACCCTGTGA
- a CDS encoding DUF2304 domain-containing protein, producing MTDLLRVILIMVSVLTCAVLNRRIRRSKTSIESSVFWILLSLLLVLFALFPVLPDMLAHLLGIYSTANFLFLFTIFLLLLCQFHLSMELSRTEERLKTLVQEIALEKRDREEQEEETEQREPA from the coding sequence ATGACAGATTTACTGCGTGTGATTCTCATTATGGTTTCTGTGCTGACCTGTGCGGTTCTGAACCGGCGGATCCGCAGATCGAAAACAAGCATTGAGAGCTCGGTCTTCTGGATCCTGCTGTCGCTGCTTCTCGTGCTTTTTGCCCTTTTTCCGGTGCTGCCGGATATGCTGGCGCATCTTCTGGGGATCTATTCGACAGCGAACTTCCTTTTCCTGTTCACGATTTTCCTGCTGCTGCTCTGTCAGTTCCATCTGAGCATGGAGCTTTCCCGCACCGAGGAAAGACTGAAAACACTGGTACAGGAGATTGCGCTGGAGAAGAGGGACAGAGAGGAGCAGGAGGAAGAGACGGAACAGAGGGAGCCGGCATGA
- a CDS encoding glycosyltransferase family 2 protein — MERQNQRTVDVIIPTYHPGEKFDRLLAGLSLQRYPIRRIILVNTEEAGLDPLRLRGYENIEVHHIRREAFNHGASRNLGVSFSMADYFLFMTDDAVPRDEMLVETLVRGMESDARIAAVYGRQLATEESSFDERYSRRFNYPEQSFVKGIEDLPRRGIKTFFQSNVCCLYRREIFDRLGGFEASTIFNEDMLYCAKMLRAGYLSRYEADACVLHAHHYSGIEQLRRNFDLGVSQAEHPEVFGGISSEGEGSRMVFGNARALIREGKPWLLPLLFYRSGCKLLGFWLGRSFRRLPESWVRAMSMNKMYWRQKRR, encoded by the coding sequence ATGGAAAGACAGAATCAAAGGACGGTCGACGTCATCATTCCGACCTATCACCCGGGGGAGAAATTTGACCGGCTGCTGGCGGGACTGTCCCTGCAGCGTTATCCGATCCGCCGCATCATTCTCGTGAATACGGAGGAGGCGGGGCTGGATCCGCTGCGGCTTCGCGGCTATGAGAATATCGAGGTGCATCACATCCGTCGGGAGGCATTCAATCACGGCGCGAGCCGGAACCTCGGGGTGTCCTTCTCCATGGCGGATTATTTTCTCTTTATGACGGATGATGCGGTGCCGCGGGATGAGATGCTCGTGGAGACGCTGGTGCGCGGAATGGAGAGTGATGCGCGGATCGCTGCGGTCTATGGCAGGCAGCTCGCGACGGAGGAGAGCTCCTTTGATGAGCGCTACAGCCGCCGCTTCAACTACCCGGAGCAGTCCTTCGTGAAGGGGATAGAGGATTTGCCGCGGCGGGGCATCAAGACCTTTTTTCAGTCGAATGTCTGCTGTCTCTACCGGAGGGAGATCTTCGACCGGCTGGGCGGCTTCGAGGCGAGTACGATTTTCAATGAGGATATGCTCTACTGCGCGAAGATGCTCCGGGCGGGCTATCTGTCCCGCTACGAGGCGGATGCCTGTGTCCTGCACGCGCATCATTACAGCGGGATAGAGCAGCTCCGCAGAAACTTCGACCTCGGGGTTTCGCAGGCAGAGCATCCGGAGGTCTTCGGCGGGATATCGTCAGAGGGCGAGGGGAGCAGGATGGTTTTTGGCAATGCCCGGGCGCTTATTCGAGAGGGAAAACCGTGGCTTTTGCCGCTTCTCTTTTATCGTTCGGGCTGCAAGCTCCTCGGCTTTTGGCTGGGAAGGAGCTTTCGAAGGCTGCCGGAGAGCTGGGTTCGTGCCATGAGCATGAATAAGATGTATTGGAGGCAGAAAAGGCGATGA
- a CDS encoding polysaccharides export protein encodes MSRGRRLWENDVLWNAMGSLFYALASMLLAFAVLRLAGPRDGGIFGFGFSTLGQQLFIVSYFGIRPFHITDMRGEYSFGEYLRLRCWTCGGAVLLTLLYLWAMTESGGYSLRRSLILLCLVLCKVADGYADVYESELQRQGRLYCAGQSLFFRTWLLLCTLLVSLALFGELLLSVALSVLMQLFGLLLFSVRPLRACPPDTRRSGEAGIQGVRDGVRRGYPMRLLRSTGLLFLSVFLDFYVFSASKYAVDQRMGAEASGIFNILFMPASLIYLLANFLIRPMLTRLAEEFREERRRAFLRTCRLLFGGVALLAVLVSLAALLLGGWGLGIFELLLGSRYRGVMRRELPSFLLLIAGGGLYALCNVQYYILVTMRRQREIFLSYLLAALAAFLTAGRMVGRGGIRAGAGSYFLLMGLLLIIFTLWVLYALYGFYHGKTESKDGRRHHSDLSPGGEI; translated from the coding sequence TTGAGCAGGGGGCGCAGACTCTGGGAGAACGATGTTCTCTGGAATGCAATGGGGAGCCTCTTTTATGCGCTTGCCTCGATGCTGCTTGCTTTTGCGGTGCTTCGGCTTGCAGGGCCGCGGGACGGCGGGATCTTCGGCTTCGGCTTCTCGACGCTGGGACAGCAGCTCTTCATCGTGTCGTACTTCGGGATACGGCCGTTCCATATCACGGATATGCGGGGGGAGTACAGCTTCGGAGAGTATCTCCGGCTTCGGTGCTGGACCTGCGGCGGGGCGGTACTGCTCACCCTGCTCTATCTCTGGGCAATGACGGAGAGCGGCGGGTATTCGCTCCGCCGGAGCCTCATCCTGCTCTGTCTCGTGCTCTGCAAGGTGGCGGACGGGTATGCGGATGTCTATGAGTCGGAGCTGCAGAGGCAGGGCAGACTGTACTGTGCGGGGCAGTCCCTCTTTTTCCGGACGTGGCTTTTGCTCTGCACGCTGCTGGTTTCGCTGGCGCTGTTTGGGGAGCTTCTGCTCTCTGTAGCGCTGTCTGTGTTGATGCAGCTTTTCGGGCTTCTGCTCTTCTCCGTCCGTCCGCTGCGGGCCTGTCCTCCGGATACGAGGAGAAGTGGAGAAGCGGGGATTCAGGGGGTACGGGACGGGGTGCGGCGCGGCTACCCTATGCGGCTTCTCCGGAGCACAGGACTGCTCTTCCTCTCTGTATTCCTGGATTTTTATGTATTTTCCGCCTCGAAGTACGCGGTGGATCAGCGCATGGGTGCGGAGGCGTCAGGGATCTTTAATATTCTCTTCATGCCGGCATCCCTGATTTACCTCCTCGCAAACTTCCTGATCCGTCCGATGCTGACGCGTCTCGCGGAGGAGTTCCGGGAGGAGAGGCGGAGGGCGTTTCTTAGAACCTGCCGTCTGCTCTTCGGCGGGGTAGCGCTGCTCGCTGTGCTGGTCTCGCTGGCGGCGCTCCTTCTGGGCGGCTGGGGACTCGGGATCTTTGAGCTGCTGCTCGGCAGCCGTTACAGAGGCGTCATGCGGAGAGAGCTTCCCAGCTTCCTCCTGCTGATCGCAGGAGGCGGACTTTATGCGCTCTGCAATGTTCAGTATTATATCCTCGTGACGATGCGGCGGCAGAGAGAGATTTTCCTGTCCTATCTGCTCGCAGCCCTTGCCGCCTTTCTCACGGCGGGGCGGATGGTAGGGCGGGGCGGAATCCGCGCGGGCGCGGGAAGCTATTTCCTCCTGATGGGACTTTTGCTTATCATTTTTACGCTTTGGGTGCTTTATGCACTGTATGGGTTTTATCATGGAAAGACAGAATCAAAGGACGGTCGACGTCATCATTCCGACCTATCACCCGGGGGAGAAATTTGA
- a CDS encoding glycosyltransferase family 2 protein, with amino-acid sequence MQNVTEKDRGGEVLLIIPAHNEEENLVEVVRDIEAQEEKLSYIIVSDGSTDGTVALCRREGYPCIVLPVNLGLAGCFQTGMKYAYREGYQYAVQFDGDGQHRAADVAVLKEKMEEGSYDLVLGSRFLERRKGSSARETGSRLLTAVIRLTTGKTVTDPTCGLRLYSRRAIGDFANRMNYGPEPDTVSYLIKRGYRIAEAAVEIRERQAGQSYLRPLNAAWYMLRMLVSILFVQRFRT; translated from the coding sequence ATGCAGAATGTGACGGAAAAGGACAGAGGAGGCGAGGTGCTGCTCATCATTCCCGCGCACAACGAGGAGGAGAACCTCGTGGAGGTGGTGCGGGATATCGAAGCGCAGGAGGAGAAGCTCTCCTATATTATCGTGTCGGACGGCTCCACTGACGGAACCGTAGCGCTCTGCCGGAGAGAGGGCTACCCCTGCATTGTGCTGCCGGTCAATCTCGGGCTGGCGGGCTGCTTCCAGACCGGCATGAAATACGCGTACCGGGAGGGCTATCAGTATGCCGTACAGTTCGACGGGGACGGGCAGCACAGAGCGGCGGATGTCGCGGTGCTGAAGGAGAAGATGGAAGAGGGCAGCTATGACCTTGTACTGGGCTCCCGCTTTCTGGAGAGGAGGAAGGGAAGCTCCGCAAGGGAGACCGGCTCCCGGCTCCTGACGGCGGTGATCCGCCTCACTACAGGGAAGACGGTCACGGATCCGACCTGCGGGCTCCGCCTCTACAGCCGAAGGGCGATTGGGGACTTCGCGAACCGAATGAATTACGGGCCGGAGCCGGATACCGTGTCCTATCTTATCAAGCGTGGCTACCGTATCGCGGAGGCGGCGGTGGAGATCCGGGAGAGACAGGCGGGACAGTCCTATCTGCGTCCGCTGAATGCTGCATGGTATATGCTGCGGATGCTGGTCAGCATTCTCTTCGTACAGAGGTTTCGGACTTGA
- a CDS encoding ATP-grasp domain-containing protein, with protein sequence MKIETRVLLTAIGSFSAPAVIRGLREMGFSVIGTDIYEKEWVAESAEVDRFYQAPPAAEEARYLSFLQELIIKEEISFLVPLIDAEIDVLNRNRALLERLGVTLCMSGEAEIRLLRSKLSLTERVSGWLSRPENAAFSGQFRTIPTERASEADFETVRYPLILKPDDGRSSSGLYRIYQEDQLGFAFSNIMDPSKLSDDSLTRYLVQPLLRGNVVTVDVVRDHRGNCLVAAREELLRTANGAGLSVRLFRDPELERFCRELAGELGILGAVNFELIRGEGSGIYYFVECNPRFSGGTAFTVLSGLPLVRDSMRVFLGEELGAQPALREGYMTRKYIECRM encoded by the coding sequence ATGAAGATCGAGACGAGAGTGCTGCTGACCGCGATCGGCTCCTTTTCCGCGCCGGCGGTGATAAGGGGGCTGCGGGAGATGGGATTTTCCGTCATTGGCACAGACATCTATGAGAAGGAGTGGGTGGCGGAGAGCGCGGAGGTGGATCGCTTCTATCAGGCCCCGCCGGCGGCCGAGGAGGCGCGCTACCTCTCCTTTCTGCAAGAGCTTATTATAAAGGAAGAAATTTCTTTTTTGGTTCCGCTGATCGATGCGGAGATTGACGTTCTGAACCGGAATCGCGCTCTGCTGGAGCGGTTGGGTGTGACCCTCTGTATGTCGGGGGAGGCGGAGATCAGGCTGCTTCGGAGCAAGCTGTCTCTCACAGAGCGGGTTTCCGGCTGGCTGTCGCGTCCGGAGAATGCGGCATTTTCCGGACAGTTCCGGACGATTCCCACAGAACGGGCGAGCGAGGCGGACTTCGAGACAGTGCGCTACCCGCTGATCCTGAAGCCGGATGACGGCAGGAGCTCGAGCGGCCTTTACCGCATTTATCAGGAGGATCAGCTGGGCTTTGCCTTCTCGAATATCATGGATCCATCGAAGCTGTCGGACGACAGCCTTACGCGTTATCTCGTACAGCCGCTGCTCCGGGGCAATGTCGTCACGGTGGATGTGGTGCGGGATCATAGGGGGAACTGCCTCGTGGCGGCGCGGGAGGAGCTGCTTCGCACCGCAAACGGTGCGGGGCTTTCTGTAAGACTGTTCCGGGATCCGGAGCTGGAGCGCTTCTGCCGGGAGCTCGCCGGAGAGCTTGGGATCCTCGGTGCGGTGAACTTCGAGCTGATTCGGGGAGAGGGCTCCGGCATTTATTATTTCGTGGAATGCAACCCCCGCTTCTCCGGCGGGACGGCGTTCACCGTCCTTTCCGGGCTGCCGCTCGTCCGGGACAGTATGCGGGTATTTCTGGGGGAGGAGCTCGGGGCGCAGCCTGCGCTTCGCGAGGGCTATATGACGAGGAAATATATAGAATGCAGAATGTGA